In Ctenopharyngodon idella isolate HZGC_01 chromosome 1, HZGC01, whole genome shotgun sequence, a single genomic region encodes these proteins:
- the map9 gene encoding microtubule-associated protein 9 isoform X4, translated as MDDEPFSTTLAYTKSPKTSRRTTFQDELKKAVSTRANKHSYSDDFDDYDEEDGKIDYDDDDADMLNKLLTRQKQKKERFKAGKTKGKINDFKLSDDEEENVKPKKVSFMKTKRTSSPVHFEELNSMGSADDQHSSVHSTQSRNTSQSPSNSYTPEKNQLPDSPFSSLSDKFQPESTLPQKDEQLKSVMRLRNQTESVVRKSLSETPLPLNSENSQWESSVPLTSEGSQWDSPVPLPSEKDEDNQRIGEDGDVPIPQPRERSVKPKLSTDMSPRPKPRQRTANMCDTGQLEEEPQAETPAFSRTATSSMSIPFSNRSSSEKTNESFQGPDEHQAMSEKSKTQSFSTEEQVSEAPATADSVASEESKERNHSTSFEEKHEIFQDDLDHMSTTQSRMSRKSTERPSSSQSCSSRKSKSSYIESKYLGTLKILDQRTQVPEAADSLRAAVYQEWLKKKEETLKIARKAKKQEEKLKEEKMQELAKIADAKASYDAWKEKKAEIIRKKVKENQEAINQQQMEMDKKQEKKETAKQQVFEKWKEEHDSILKDRIKEKKQTERKEKLQQVREKEERKKDCTSAFTEWSYRKKDVIEEKVRAERRKEKIKEVEEKYEKEEKEKMALEMYDKWLRRKEFQQKRERNEKRIQAILQDEPPPPWSPPNKTIPFGK; from the exons ATGGATGACGAGCCTTTTTCTACAACGCTTGCTTACACGAAAAGCCCTAAAACATCCAGAAGAACAACTTTTCAG GATGAGCTAAAGAAAGCTGTGTCTACTAGAGCCAATAAGCATAGTTACTCTGATGACTTTGACGATTATGATGAAGAAGATGGTAAAAttgattatgatgatgatgatg CAGACATGCTGAACAAACTCCTTACaagacaaaaacagaaaaaggagAGATTTAAAGCTGGGAAGACAAAAGGCAAAATCAATGATTTCaagctttcagatgatgaaGAAGAAAATGTCAAACCCAAAAAAGTATCTTTCATGAAAACCAAAAGAACCAGCTCACCTGTGCATTTTGAAGAGCTAAACTCCATGGGGAGTGCAGATGACCAGCATAGTTCTGTCCATTCCACCCAATCCAGGAATACTTCTCAAAGTCCAAGCAATTCTTACACTCCAGAGAAAAATCAACTGCCAGATTCCCctttttcctctctttctgACAAGTTTCAACCAGAATCTACTTTACCCCAGAAGGATGAACAGTTAAAATCAGTAATGAGGTTGAGGAACCAAACAGAATCTGTGGTGAGGAAGAGCCTTTCAGAAACACCACTGCCACTAAACTCTGAAAATAGCCAATGGGAATCTTCCGTCCCCCTTACATCAGAAGGCTCACAGTGGGACAGTCCAGTACCATTGCCTTCAGAAAAAGATGAGGACAACCAAAGGATTGGTGAAGATGGTGACGTACCCATTCCTCAACCCAGGGAGAGAAGTGTTAAACCAAAACTCTCTACAG ACATGTCCCCCAGACCCAAGCCCAGACAGAGGACAGCAAATATGTGTGACACTGGTCAGTTAGAAGAGGAACCGCAAGCAGAAACCCCTGCCTTCAGCAGAACAGCCACATCCTCCATGTCTATACCCTTTTCCAACAGATCCTCTTCTGAGAAGACAAATGAAAGTTTTCAG GGTCCAGATGAACACCAGGCCATGTCAGAAAAGTCCAAAACACAGTCTTTTTCAACAGAAGAGCAAGTGTCTGAGGCTCCAGCTACTGCAGACAGTG TTGCCTCAGAAGAGAGCAAAGAGAGAAACCACTCAACATCATTTGAAGAAAAGCAT GAGATTTTCCAGGATGACCTTGACCACATGTCAACCACACAAAGCCGAATGTCTAGAAAATCCACAGAAAG ACCTTCAAGCTCCCAGTCATGCAGTTCCAGAAAGTCCAAAAGCTCATATATAGAGTCCAAATACCTTGGAACATTGAAGATTTTGGATCAGAGGACACAGGTTCCAGAGGCAGCAGATTCACTAAGAGCTGCTGTGTACCAG GAATggctaaaaaagaaagaagaaacttTAAAAATAGCAAGAAAAGCAAAAAAGCAGGAAGAGAAATTGAAAGAGGAGAAAATGCAAGAG CTTGCTAAAATTGCAGATGCAAAGGCCTCTTATGATGCCTGGAAAGAGAAAAAAGCTGAAATCatcagaaagaaagtcaaagaAAATCAGGAGGCAATCAACCAACAACAAATGGAAATggataaaaaacaagaaaaaaaggaaacagcAAAACAG CAGGTTTTTGAGAAGTGGAAAGAGGAGCATGACAGTATCCTTAAAGACAGGATAAAGGAAAAGAAGcagactgagagaaaagagaaacTACAGCAGGTCAGAGAAAAAGAGGAAAGAAAGAAGGACTGCACCTCTGCTTTCACTGAATG GAGTTACCGAAAGAAGGATGTCATTGAAGAGAAGGTAAGGGCAGAACGCAGGAAGGAGAAAATAAAGGAAGTGGAGGAGAAATATGAAaaggaggaaaaagaaaaaatggccTTGGAGATGTACGACAAATGGCTG AGAAGAAAAGAGTTTcaacaaaaaagagagagaaatgaaaagAGGATACAGGCTATTCTTCAGGATGAGCCCCCTCCACCCTGGAGCCCACCTAATAAAACCATCCCATTTGGAAAATga
- the map9 gene encoding microtubule-associated protein 9 isoform X2, which translates to MDDEPFSTTLAYTKSPKTSRRTTFQDELKKAVSTRANKHSYSDDFDDYDEEDGKIDYDDDDADMLNKLLTRQKQKKERFKAGKTKGKINDFKLSDDEEENVKPKKVSFMKTKRTSSPVHFEELNSMGSADDQHSSVHSTQSRNTSQSPSNSYTPEKNQLPDSPFSSLSDKFQPESTLPQKDEQLKSVMRLRNQTESVVRKSLSETPLPLNSENSQWESSVPLTSEGSQWDSPVPLPSEKDEDNQRIGEDGDVPIPQPRERSVKPKLSTDMSPRPKPRQRTANMCDTGQLEEEPQAETPAFSRTATSSMSIPFSNRSSSEKTNESFQGPDEHQAMSEKSKTQSFSTEEQVSEAPATADSVASEESKERNHSTSFEEKHEIFQDDLDHMSTTQSRMSRKSTERPSSSQSCSSRKSKSSYIESKYLGTLKILDQRTQVPEAADSLRAAVYQEWLKKKEETLKIARKAKKQEEKLKEEKMQEEKLAKIADAKASYDAWKEKKAEIIRKKVKENQEAINQQQMEMDKKQEKKETAKQVFEKWKEEHDSILKDRIKEKKQTERKEKLQQVREKEERKKDCTSAFTEWSYRKKDVIEEKVRAERRKEKIKEVEEKYEKEEKEKMALEMYDKWLRRKEFQQKRERNEKRIQAILQDEPPPPWSPPNKTIPFGK; encoded by the exons ATGGATGACGAGCCTTTTTCTACAACGCTTGCTTACACGAAAAGCCCTAAAACATCCAGAAGAACAACTTTTCAG GATGAGCTAAAGAAAGCTGTGTCTACTAGAGCCAATAAGCATAGTTACTCTGATGACTTTGACGATTATGATGAAGAAGATGGTAAAAttgattatgatgatgatgatg CAGACATGCTGAACAAACTCCTTACaagacaaaaacagaaaaaggagAGATTTAAAGCTGGGAAGACAAAAGGCAAAATCAATGATTTCaagctttcagatgatgaaGAAGAAAATGTCAAACCCAAAAAAGTATCTTTCATGAAAACCAAAAGAACCAGCTCACCTGTGCATTTTGAAGAGCTAAACTCCATGGGGAGTGCAGATGACCAGCATAGTTCTGTCCATTCCACCCAATCCAGGAATACTTCTCAAAGTCCAAGCAATTCTTACACTCCAGAGAAAAATCAACTGCCAGATTCCCctttttcctctctttctgACAAGTTTCAACCAGAATCTACTTTACCCCAGAAGGATGAACAGTTAAAATCAGTAATGAGGTTGAGGAACCAAACAGAATCTGTGGTGAGGAAGAGCCTTTCAGAAACACCACTGCCACTAAACTCTGAAAATAGCCAATGGGAATCTTCCGTCCCCCTTACATCAGAAGGCTCACAGTGGGACAGTCCAGTACCATTGCCTTCAGAAAAAGATGAGGACAACCAAAGGATTGGTGAAGATGGTGACGTACCCATTCCTCAACCCAGGGAGAGAAGTGTTAAACCAAAACTCTCTACAG ACATGTCCCCCAGACCCAAGCCCAGACAGAGGACAGCAAATATGTGTGACACTGGTCAGTTAGAAGAGGAACCGCAAGCAGAAACCCCTGCCTTCAGCAGAACAGCCACATCCTCCATGTCTATACCCTTTTCCAACAGATCCTCTTCTGAGAAGACAAATGAAAGTTTTCAG GGTCCAGATGAACACCAGGCCATGTCAGAAAAGTCCAAAACACAGTCTTTTTCAACAGAAGAGCAAGTGTCTGAGGCTCCAGCTACTGCAGACAGTG TTGCCTCAGAAGAGAGCAAAGAGAGAAACCACTCAACATCATTTGAAGAAAAGCAT GAGATTTTCCAGGATGACCTTGACCACATGTCAACCACACAAAGCCGAATGTCTAGAAAATCCACAGAAAG ACCTTCAAGCTCCCAGTCATGCAGTTCCAGAAAGTCCAAAAGCTCATATATAGAGTCCAAATACCTTGGAACATTGAAGATTTTGGATCAGAGGACACAGGTTCCAGAGGCAGCAGATTCACTAAGAGCTGCTGTGTACCAG GAATggctaaaaaagaaagaagaaacttTAAAAATAGCAAGAAAAGCAAAAAAGCAGGAAGAGAAATTGAAAGAGGAGAAAATGCAAGAG GAAAAGCTTGCTAAAATTGCAGATGCAAAGGCCTCTTATGATGCCTGGAAAGAGAAAAAAGCTGAAATCatcagaaagaaagtcaaagaAAATCAGGAGGCAATCAACCAACAACAAATGGAAATggataaaaaacaagaaaaaaaggaaacagcAAAACAG GTTTTTGAGAAGTGGAAAGAGGAGCATGACAGTATCCTTAAAGACAGGATAAAGGAAAAGAAGcagactgagagaaaagagaaacTACAGCAGGTCAGAGAAAAAGAGGAAAGAAAGAAGGACTGCACCTCTGCTTTCACTGAATG GAGTTACCGAAAGAAGGATGTCATTGAAGAGAAGGTAAGGGCAGAACGCAGGAAGGAGAAAATAAAGGAAGTGGAGGAGAAATATGAAaaggaggaaaaagaaaaaatggccTTGGAGATGTACGACAAATGGCTG AGAAGAAAAGAGTTTcaacaaaaaagagagagaaatgaaaagAGGATACAGGCTATTCTTCAGGATGAGCCCCCTCCACCCTGGAGCCCACCTAATAAAACCATCCCATTTGGAAAATga
- the map9 gene encoding microtubule-associated protein 9 isoform X3, whose protein sequence is MDDEPFSTTLAYTKSPKTSRRTTFQDELKKAVSTRANKHSYSDDFDDYDEEDGKIDYDDDDDMLNKLLTRQKQKKERFKAGKTKGKINDFKLSDDEEENVKPKKVSFMKTKRTSSPVHFEELNSMGSADDQHSSVHSTQSRNTSQSPSNSYTPEKNQLPDSPFSSLSDKFQPESTLPQKDEQLKSVMRLRNQTESVVRKSLSETPLPLNSENSQWESSVPLTSEGSQWDSPVPLPSEKDEDNQRIGEDGDVPIPQPRERSVKPKLSTDMSPRPKPRQRTANMCDTGQLEEEPQAETPAFSRTATSSMSIPFSNRSSSEKTNESFQGPDEHQAMSEKSKTQSFSTEEQVSEAPATADSVASEESKERNHSTSFEEKHEIFQDDLDHMSTTQSRMSRKSTERPSSSQSCSSRKSKSSYIESKYLGTLKILDQRTQVPEAADSLRAAVYQEWLKKKEETLKIARKAKKQEEKLKEEKMQEEKLAKIADAKASYDAWKEKKAEIIRKKVKENQEAINQQQMEMDKKQEKKETAKQQVFEKWKEEHDSILKDRIKEKKQTERKEKLQQVREKEERKKDCTSAFTEWSYRKKDVIEEKVRAERRKEKIKEVEEKYEKEEKEKMALEMYDKWLRRKEFQQKRERNEKRIQAILQDEPPPPWSPPNKTIPFGK, encoded by the exons ATGGATGACGAGCCTTTTTCTACAACGCTTGCTTACACGAAAAGCCCTAAAACATCCAGAAGAACAACTTTTCAG GATGAGCTAAAGAAAGCTGTGTCTACTAGAGCCAATAAGCATAGTTACTCTGATGACTTTGACGATTATGATGAAGAAGATGGTAAAAttgattatgatgatgatgatg ACATGCTGAACAAACTCCTTACaagacaaaaacagaaaaaggagAGATTTAAAGCTGGGAAGACAAAAGGCAAAATCAATGATTTCaagctttcagatgatgaaGAAGAAAATGTCAAACCCAAAAAAGTATCTTTCATGAAAACCAAAAGAACCAGCTCACCTGTGCATTTTGAAGAGCTAAACTCCATGGGGAGTGCAGATGACCAGCATAGTTCTGTCCATTCCACCCAATCCAGGAATACTTCTCAAAGTCCAAGCAATTCTTACACTCCAGAGAAAAATCAACTGCCAGATTCCCctttttcctctctttctgACAAGTTTCAACCAGAATCTACTTTACCCCAGAAGGATGAACAGTTAAAATCAGTAATGAGGTTGAGGAACCAAACAGAATCTGTGGTGAGGAAGAGCCTTTCAGAAACACCACTGCCACTAAACTCTGAAAATAGCCAATGGGAATCTTCCGTCCCCCTTACATCAGAAGGCTCACAGTGGGACAGTCCAGTACCATTGCCTTCAGAAAAAGATGAGGACAACCAAAGGATTGGTGAAGATGGTGACGTACCCATTCCTCAACCCAGGGAGAGAAGTGTTAAACCAAAACTCTCTACAG ACATGTCCCCCAGACCCAAGCCCAGACAGAGGACAGCAAATATGTGTGACACTGGTCAGTTAGAAGAGGAACCGCAAGCAGAAACCCCTGCCTTCAGCAGAACAGCCACATCCTCCATGTCTATACCCTTTTCCAACAGATCCTCTTCTGAGAAGACAAATGAAAGTTTTCAG GGTCCAGATGAACACCAGGCCATGTCAGAAAAGTCCAAAACACAGTCTTTTTCAACAGAAGAGCAAGTGTCTGAGGCTCCAGCTACTGCAGACAGTG TTGCCTCAGAAGAGAGCAAAGAGAGAAACCACTCAACATCATTTGAAGAAAAGCAT GAGATTTTCCAGGATGACCTTGACCACATGTCAACCACACAAAGCCGAATGTCTAGAAAATCCACAGAAAG ACCTTCAAGCTCCCAGTCATGCAGTTCCAGAAAGTCCAAAAGCTCATATATAGAGTCCAAATACCTTGGAACATTGAAGATTTTGGATCAGAGGACACAGGTTCCAGAGGCAGCAGATTCACTAAGAGCTGCTGTGTACCAG GAATggctaaaaaagaaagaagaaacttTAAAAATAGCAAGAAAAGCAAAAAAGCAGGAAGAGAAATTGAAAGAGGAGAAAATGCAAGAG GAAAAGCTTGCTAAAATTGCAGATGCAAAGGCCTCTTATGATGCCTGGAAAGAGAAAAAAGCTGAAATCatcagaaagaaagtcaaagaAAATCAGGAGGCAATCAACCAACAACAAATGGAAATggataaaaaacaagaaaaaaaggaaacagcAAAACAG CAGGTTTTTGAGAAGTGGAAAGAGGAGCATGACAGTATCCTTAAAGACAGGATAAAGGAAAAGAAGcagactgagagaaaagagaaacTACAGCAGGTCAGAGAAAAAGAGGAAAGAAAGAAGGACTGCACCTCTGCTTTCACTGAATG GAGTTACCGAAAGAAGGATGTCATTGAAGAGAAGGTAAGGGCAGAACGCAGGAAGGAGAAAATAAAGGAAGTGGAGGAGAAATATGAAaaggaggaaaaagaaaaaatggccTTGGAGATGTACGACAAATGGCTG AGAAGAAAAGAGTTTcaacaaaaaagagagagaaatgaaaagAGGATACAGGCTATTCTTCAGGATGAGCCCCCTCCACCCTGGAGCCCACCTAATAAAACCATCCCATTTGGAAAATga
- the map9 gene encoding microtubule-associated protein 9 isoform X1 produces MDDEPFSTTLAYTKSPKTSRRTTFQDELKKAVSTRANKHSYSDDFDDYDEEDGKIDYDDDDADMLNKLLTRQKQKKERFKAGKTKGKINDFKLSDDEEENVKPKKVSFMKTKRTSSPVHFEELNSMGSADDQHSSVHSTQSRNTSQSPSNSYTPEKNQLPDSPFSSLSDKFQPESTLPQKDEQLKSVMRLRNQTESVVRKSLSETPLPLNSENSQWESSVPLTSEGSQWDSPVPLPSEKDEDNQRIGEDGDVPIPQPRERSVKPKLSTDMSPRPKPRQRTANMCDTGQLEEEPQAETPAFSRTATSSMSIPFSNRSSSEKTNESFQGPDEHQAMSEKSKTQSFSTEEQVSEAPATADSVASEESKERNHSTSFEEKHEIFQDDLDHMSTTQSRMSRKSTERPSSSQSCSSRKSKSSYIESKYLGTLKILDQRTQVPEAADSLRAAVYQEWLKKKEETLKIARKAKKQEEKLKEEKMQEEKLAKIADAKASYDAWKEKKAEIIRKKVKENQEAINQQQMEMDKKQEKKETAKQQVFEKWKEEHDSILKDRIKEKKQTERKEKLQQVREKEERKKDCTSAFTEWSYRKKDVIEEKVRAERRKEKIKEVEEKYEKEEKEKMALEMYDKWLRRKEFQQKRERNEKRIQAILQDEPPPPWSPPNKTIPFGK; encoded by the exons ATGGATGACGAGCCTTTTTCTACAACGCTTGCTTACACGAAAAGCCCTAAAACATCCAGAAGAACAACTTTTCAG GATGAGCTAAAGAAAGCTGTGTCTACTAGAGCCAATAAGCATAGTTACTCTGATGACTTTGACGATTATGATGAAGAAGATGGTAAAAttgattatgatgatgatgatg CAGACATGCTGAACAAACTCCTTACaagacaaaaacagaaaaaggagAGATTTAAAGCTGGGAAGACAAAAGGCAAAATCAATGATTTCaagctttcagatgatgaaGAAGAAAATGTCAAACCCAAAAAAGTATCTTTCATGAAAACCAAAAGAACCAGCTCACCTGTGCATTTTGAAGAGCTAAACTCCATGGGGAGTGCAGATGACCAGCATAGTTCTGTCCATTCCACCCAATCCAGGAATACTTCTCAAAGTCCAAGCAATTCTTACACTCCAGAGAAAAATCAACTGCCAGATTCCCctttttcctctctttctgACAAGTTTCAACCAGAATCTACTTTACCCCAGAAGGATGAACAGTTAAAATCAGTAATGAGGTTGAGGAACCAAACAGAATCTGTGGTGAGGAAGAGCCTTTCAGAAACACCACTGCCACTAAACTCTGAAAATAGCCAATGGGAATCTTCCGTCCCCCTTACATCAGAAGGCTCACAGTGGGACAGTCCAGTACCATTGCCTTCAGAAAAAGATGAGGACAACCAAAGGATTGGTGAAGATGGTGACGTACCCATTCCTCAACCCAGGGAGAGAAGTGTTAAACCAAAACTCTCTACAG ACATGTCCCCCAGACCCAAGCCCAGACAGAGGACAGCAAATATGTGTGACACTGGTCAGTTAGAAGAGGAACCGCAAGCAGAAACCCCTGCCTTCAGCAGAACAGCCACATCCTCCATGTCTATACCCTTTTCCAACAGATCCTCTTCTGAGAAGACAAATGAAAGTTTTCAG GGTCCAGATGAACACCAGGCCATGTCAGAAAAGTCCAAAACACAGTCTTTTTCAACAGAAGAGCAAGTGTCTGAGGCTCCAGCTACTGCAGACAGTG TTGCCTCAGAAGAGAGCAAAGAGAGAAACCACTCAACATCATTTGAAGAAAAGCAT GAGATTTTCCAGGATGACCTTGACCACATGTCAACCACACAAAGCCGAATGTCTAGAAAATCCACAGAAAG ACCTTCAAGCTCCCAGTCATGCAGTTCCAGAAAGTCCAAAAGCTCATATATAGAGTCCAAATACCTTGGAACATTGAAGATTTTGGATCAGAGGACACAGGTTCCAGAGGCAGCAGATTCACTAAGAGCTGCTGTGTACCAG GAATggctaaaaaagaaagaagaaacttTAAAAATAGCAAGAAAAGCAAAAAAGCAGGAAGAGAAATTGAAAGAGGAGAAAATGCAAGAG GAAAAGCTTGCTAAAATTGCAGATGCAAAGGCCTCTTATGATGCCTGGAAAGAGAAAAAAGCTGAAATCatcagaaagaaagtcaaagaAAATCAGGAGGCAATCAACCAACAACAAATGGAAATggataaaaaacaagaaaaaaaggaaacagcAAAACAG CAGGTTTTTGAGAAGTGGAAAGAGGAGCATGACAGTATCCTTAAAGACAGGATAAAGGAAAAGAAGcagactgagagaaaagagaaacTACAGCAGGTCAGAGAAAAAGAGGAAAGAAAGAAGGACTGCACCTCTGCTTTCACTGAATG GAGTTACCGAAAGAAGGATGTCATTGAAGAGAAGGTAAGGGCAGAACGCAGGAAGGAGAAAATAAAGGAAGTGGAGGAGAAATATGAAaaggaggaaaaagaaaaaatggccTTGGAGATGTACGACAAATGGCTG AGAAGAAAAGAGTTTcaacaaaaaagagagagaaatgaaaagAGGATACAGGCTATTCTTCAGGATGAGCCCCCTCCACCCTGGAGCCCACCTAATAAAACCATCCCATTTGGAAAATga